One genomic region from Streptomyces sp. NBC_01431 encodes:
- the folB gene encoding dihydroneopterin aldolase, with amino-acid sequence MDRVALRGLKARGHHGVFPREREEGQTFIVDLVLGLDTRLAAADDDLAKTVHYGVVAEEVVDVVQGEPVDLIETLAERIAQQCLKHDGVQEVEVVVHKPDAPITVPFDDVTITITRSRV; translated from the coding sequence GTGGATCGTGTCGCGCTGCGCGGCCTCAAGGCCCGTGGGCACCATGGCGTCTTCCCCCGGGAACGCGAGGAGGGCCAGACCTTCATCGTGGATCTGGTGCTCGGCCTCGACACCCGCCTCGCGGCGGCCGACGACGACTTGGCGAAGACCGTGCACTACGGCGTGGTGGCCGAGGAAGTGGTCGACGTCGTCCAGGGCGAGCCCGTCGACCTGATCGAGACGCTCGCCGAGCGCATCGCCCAGCAGTGCCTCAAGCACGACGGCGTGCAGGAGGTGGAGGTGGTCGTCCACAAACCGGACGCGCCGATCACCGTCCCGTTCGACGACGTGACCATCACCATCACCCGGAGCCGAGTATGA
- the folK gene encoding 2-amino-4-hydroxy-6-hydroxymethyldihydropteridine diphosphokinase: MTVFSQGQSDPTVQPVPASVVEQVDAADVTLSNPRRAVIALGSNLGNRMETLQGAIDALEDTPGLRVKAVSPVYETEPWGVEAGSQPSYFNAVVVVKTTLPPASLLERGHAIEEAFDRVRDERWGPRTIDVDIVAYADVVSDDPVLTLPHPRAHQRAFVLAPWHDVEPEAQLPGHGPVADLLTGVGRDGVLPRADLELRLPE; the protein is encoded by the coding sequence ATGACCGTGTTCTCGCAGGGCCAGAGCGACCCGACCGTACAGCCGGTGCCCGCCTCCGTGGTCGAGCAGGTCGACGCCGCCGATGTCACGCTCTCCAATCCGCGCCGCGCCGTCATCGCCCTCGGATCCAACCTGGGCAACCGCATGGAGACCCTCCAGGGCGCCATCGACGCGCTGGAGGACACCCCCGGTCTGCGCGTCAAAGCCGTCTCGCCGGTGTACGAGACGGAACCGTGGGGCGTCGAGGCGGGCTCCCAGCCCTCCTACTTCAACGCGGTGGTCGTGGTGAAGACGACGTTGCCACCGGCCTCGCTCCTGGAGCGCGGCCACGCCATCGAGGAGGCCTTCGACCGGGTGCGCGACGAGCGCTGGGGCCCGCGCACCATCGACGTCGACATCGTCGCGTACGCGGACGTCGTCTCCGACGACCCGGTGCTGACGCTCCCCCACCCGCGCGCCCACCAGCGGGCGTTCGTACTGGCCCCCTGGCACGACGTGGAGCCCGAGGCGCAGCTGCCCGGCCACGGCCCGGTGGCCGACCTGCTGACCGGCGTCGGCCGCGACGGCGTACTGCCCCGCGCCGATCTGGAACTCCGCCTGCCCGAGTAG
- a CDS encoding DUF3180 domain-containing protein, translating to MKQLRLGVLAGLFVIAGVLSWAGARLWDSVGTLPGVPIAAPIVLGVIAAALLATALSIRSRLRAQRERRPGAKGVEPLMAARAVVFGQASALVAALVCGMYGGTGVYLLSYLDIPARRDQAIYAGFSVVAGIGVIAAALFLERICKLPDDEDDNKAPAV from the coding sequence GTGAAGCAACTGCGGCTGGGCGTACTGGCCGGACTCTTCGTCATTGCCGGAGTGCTCTCCTGGGCCGGCGCCCGGCTGTGGGACTCGGTCGGCACCCTGCCCGGCGTGCCGATCGCGGCGCCGATCGTGCTCGGGGTGATCGCCGCCGCGCTGCTCGCGACGGCCCTGTCCATCCGCTCCCGGCTGCGCGCCCAGCGCGAGCGCCGCCCGGGGGCCAAGGGCGTCGAGCCCCTGATGGCTGCCCGCGCGGTGGTCTTCGGCCAGGCCAGCGCCCTGGTGGCGGCTCTGGTGTGCGGGATGTACGGCGGCACCGGCGTCTATCTGCTGAGCTACCTCGACATCCCGGCCCGCCGCGACCAGGCGATCTACGCCGGCTTCTCGGTGGTGGCCGGCATCGGCGTCATCGCGGCGGCCCTGTTCCTGGAGCGCATCTGCAAGCTCCCGGACGACGAGGACGACAACAAAGCGCCCGCCGTCTGA
- the folE gene encoding GTP cyclohydrolase I FolE produces MTDPVTLDGEAKIGEFDEKRAENAVRELLIAVGEDPDREGLRETPARVARAYREIFAGLRQKPEDVLTTTFDLGHDEMVLVKDIEVMSSCEHHLVPFVGVAHVGYIPSTDGKITGLSKLARLVDVFARRPQVQERLTTQIADALMEILEPRGVIVVIECEHMCMTMRGVRKPGAKTITSAVRGQLRDPATRNEAMSLIMAR; encoded by the coding sequence ATGACCGACCCGGTGACGCTGGACGGCGAGGCCAAGATCGGCGAGTTCGACGAGAAGCGAGCCGAGAACGCCGTGCGTGAGCTCCTCATCGCGGTCGGCGAGGACCCGGACCGCGAAGGGCTCCGGGAGACACCGGCGCGGGTGGCTCGGGCCTACCGGGAGATATTCGCGGGTCTGCGGCAGAAGCCCGAGGACGTGCTGACGACGACGTTCGACCTGGGCCACGACGAGATGGTCCTGGTGAAGGACATCGAGGTCATGAGTTCCTGCGAGCACCACCTCGTGCCGTTCGTCGGGGTGGCCCACGTCGGCTACATCCCGTCCACGGACGGCAAGATCACGGGTCTGTCCAAGCTGGCCCGACTGGTGGACGTCTTCGCCCGCAGGCCGCAGGTGCAGGAGCGCCTGACCACGCAGATCGCGGACGCGCTGATGGAGATCCTGGAGCCGCGCGGCGTGATCGTGGTCATCGAGTGCGAGCACATGTGCATGACCATGCGCGGGGTCCGCAAGCCCGGGGCCAAGACCATCACCTCGGCGGTGCGCGGCCAGCTGCGCGATCCGGCGACCCGCAACGAGGCGATGAGCCTGATCATGGCTCGCTGA
- the ftsH gene encoding ATP-dependent zinc metalloprotease FtsH produces the protein MDVKRYFRGPVMWIVLAVLAVVVLMQVVGSGGGYKAVDTSDVVQAISNKQVEQAKITTGDSQVIKIDLKDGQKVKGSSKVQANYIGDIQASSLADQLQSSVKAGDIPKGYTVSPDKQNPFLGILLSLLPFVLIVVVFLFLMNQMQGGGSRVMNFGKSKAKLITKDTPKTTFADVAGSDEAVEELHEIKEFLQEPAKFQAVGAKIPKGVLLYGPPGTGKTLLARAVAGEAGVPFYSISGSDFVEMFVGVGASRVRDLFEQAKANAPAIVFVDEIDAVGRHRGAGLGGGHDEREQTLNQLLVEMDGFDVKGGVILIAATNRPDILDPALLRPGRFDRQIAVDRPDMQGRLEILKVHQKGKPVAPDVDLSAVARRTPGFTGADLANVLNEAALLTARGDRKLIDNNALDEAIDRVVAGPQKRTRIMSEKEKKITAYHEGGHALVAAASPNSDPVHKITILSRGRALGYTMVLPDEDKYSTTRNEMLDQLAYMLGGRAAEELVFHDPTTGAANDIEKATATARAMVTQYGMTERLGAIKFGGDNTEPFLGREMAHQRDYSEEVAALVDEEVKKLIETAHNEAWEILVENRDILDKLVLELLEKETLSKEQIAEVFSGIVKRPARPAWTGSSRRTPSTRPPVLSPKELALTNGAASANGSVPLDKATEAAPAPEDRPES, from the coding sequence ATGGACGTGAAGCGATACTTCCGTGGGCCGGTCATGTGGATCGTGCTGGCCGTCCTCGCCGTGGTCGTGCTGATGCAGGTCGTCGGCTCGGGTGGCGGCTACAAGGCGGTCGACACATCCGATGTCGTTCAGGCGATCAGCAACAAGCAGGTCGAACAGGCCAAGATCACCACAGGTGACAGTCAGGTCATCAAGATCGACCTGAAGGACGGCCAGAAGGTCAAGGGCAGCAGCAAGGTCCAGGCGAACTACATCGGGGACATCCAGGCGAGTTCGCTGGCCGATCAGCTGCAGAGCAGCGTCAAGGCCGGTGACATCCCCAAGGGGTACACCGTCTCGCCCGACAAGCAGAACCCGTTCCTCGGGATCCTGCTCTCGCTGCTCCCCTTCGTCCTCATCGTCGTGGTCTTCCTGTTCCTGATGAACCAGATGCAGGGCGGCGGCTCCCGAGTCATGAACTTCGGGAAGTCCAAGGCCAAGCTCATCACCAAGGACACCCCGAAGACGACCTTCGCCGATGTGGCGGGGTCCGACGAGGCCGTCGAGGAACTCCACGAGATCAAGGAGTTCCTCCAGGAGCCGGCGAAGTTCCAGGCCGTCGGCGCCAAGATCCCCAAGGGTGTGCTGCTGTACGGCCCGCCCGGTACGGGCAAGACGCTGCTCGCCCGCGCCGTCGCGGGTGAGGCCGGCGTTCCCTTCTACTCGATCTCCGGCTCCGACTTCGTCGAGATGTTCGTCGGCGTCGGCGCCTCCCGGGTGCGCGACCTCTTCGAGCAGGCCAAGGCGAACGCCCCGGCGATCGTCTTCGTCGACGAGATCGACGCCGTGGGACGTCACCGCGGCGCGGGCCTCGGCGGCGGGCACGACGAGCGCGAGCAGACGCTCAACCAGCTGCTGGTCGAGATGGACGGCTTCGACGTGAAGGGCGGCGTCATCCTGATCGCCGCGACGAACCGGCCCGACATCCTGGACCCGGCGCTGCTGCGTCCCGGCCGCTTCGACCGCCAGATCGCGGTCGACCGCCCGGACATGCAGGGCCGTCTGGAGATCCTCAAGGTCCACCAGAAGGGCAAGCCGGTCGCTCCGGACGTGGACCTGTCCGCCGTGGCGCGGCGCACCCCGGGCTTCACCGGTGCCGACCTGGCGAACGTGCTGAACGAAGCGGCGCTCCTGACGGCGCGCGGCGACCGGAAGCTGATCGACAACAACGCCCTTGACGAGGCGATCGACCGCGTCGTGGCGGGCCCGCAGAAGCGGACCCGGATCATGTCGGAGAAGGAAAAGAAGATCACCGCGTACCACGAGGGCGGACACGCCCTGGTCGCCGCGGCTTCGCCCAACTCGGACCCGGTCCACAAGATCACGATCCTGTCGCGCGGCCGGGCCCTGGGTTACACCATGGTCCTGCCGGACGAGGACAAGTACTCGACCACGCGCAACGAAATGCTCGACCAGCTGGCGTACATGCTGGGCGGGCGCGCGGCCGAGGAGCTCGTCTTCCACGACCCGACCACGGGTGCGGCCAACGACATCGAGAAGGCCACGGCCACCGCCCGCGCGATGGTCACGCAGTACGGCATGACCGAGCGGCTCGGCGCGATCAAGTTCGGTGGCGACAACACCGAGCCGTTCCTGGGCCGTGAGATGGCGCACCAGCGCGACTACTCGGAAGAGGTCGCGGCGCTCGTCGACGAAGAGGTCAAGAAGCTCATCGAGACGGCGCACAACGAGGCCTGGGAGATCCTGGTCGAGAACCGCGACATCCTCGACAAGCTGGTCCTGGAGCTCCTGGAGAAGGAGACCCTCAGCAAGGAGCAGATCGCCGAGGTCTTCTCCGGGATCGTCAAGCGCCCGGCCCGTCCGGCGTGGACCGGTTCCTCGCGGCGTACGCCGTCGACCCGCCCGCCGGTGCTCTCGCCGAAGGAGCTGGCGCTGACCAATGGCGCCGCGAGCGCCAACGGCTCCGTGCCGCTGGACAAGGCCACGGAGGCCGCCCCGGCCCCCGAAGACCGGCCCGAGAGCTGA
- the hpt gene encoding hypoxanthine phosphoribosyltransferase translates to MGTDLQSVLITKEEIDAKLAELAGKIDAEYAGKDLLIVGVLKGAVMVMADLARALATPVTMDWMAVSSYGAGTQSSGVVRILKDLDTDIKGKHVLIVEDIIDSGLTLSWLLSNLGSREPASLEVCTLLRKPDAAKVAIDVKWIGFDIPNEFVVGYGLDYAEKYRNLPIVGTLAPHVYGG, encoded by the coding sequence ATGGGCACCGACCTTCAGTCGGTGCTCATCACCAAGGAAGAGATCGACGCGAAACTGGCCGAGCTGGCCGGGAAGATCGACGCGGAGTACGCGGGCAAGGACCTGCTCATCGTCGGTGTCCTCAAGGGCGCCGTGATGGTCATGGCGGATCTGGCCCGCGCGCTGGCCACCCCGGTCACGATGGACTGGATGGCCGTCTCCTCATACGGTGCCGGCACCCAGTCCTCCGGCGTCGTCCGGATCCTCAAGGACCTCGACACCGACATCAAGGGCAAGCACGTCCTGATCGTCGAGGACATCATCGACTCCGGTCTGACGCTGTCCTGGCTGCTTTCCAACCTCGGTTCGCGCGAGCCCGCCTCGCTTGAGGTCTGCACGCTGCTCCGTAAGCCGGATGCCGCAAAGGTCGCGATCGACGTGAAGTGGATCGGGTTCGACATCCCCAATGAATTCGTCGTGGGTTACGGCCTCGACTATGCCGAGAAGTACCGCAATCTCCCGATTGTCGGGACCCTCGCGCCGCACGTGTACGGCGGCTGA
- the tilS gene encoding tRNA lysidine(34) synthetase TilS produces MGPHPAVAAIRLAVRRVLHDVLNEHSRDTEAAGAAGAGTRTAPEPLVLVACSGGADSMALASALAFESRKLSLRAGGITIDHGLQHGSDLRAAEVVSRMSGLGLDPAEAIAVRVGREGGPEAAARDARYAALDAAAERHGAAAILLGHTRDDQAETVLLGLARGSGTRSLSGMAAVSGTRGRYRRPFLEIDRQTARKACMVQSLPVWDDPHNADPAYTRSRLRQEGLPALEKALGKGVVEALARTAQLSRDDADALDAWAVQADPAVRDDAGLLDCARLFALPPAVRRRIVRRAAIDAGSPAGSLFARHVEEVDKLITSWRGQRAINLPGRVVARRQGGRLVIRQS; encoded by the coding sequence ATGGGTCCCCATCCTGCGGTCGCAGCGATACGCCTGGCGGTTCGCCGCGTACTCCACGACGTACTGAACGAACACTCCCGCGACACCGAGGCCGCCGGGGCCGCCGGGGCCGGCACCCGTACCGCCCCCGAGCCGCTCGTGCTCGTGGCCTGCTCGGGCGGTGCCGACTCCATGGCGCTCGCCTCCGCCCTCGCCTTCGAATCCCGCAAGCTCTCGCTGCGCGCCGGCGGCATCACCATCGATCACGGCCTCCAGCACGGCTCCGACCTGCGGGCCGCCGAAGTCGTCTCCCGCATGTCAGGCCTTGGGCTCGACCCGGCCGAGGCCATCGCCGTTCGCGTAGGCCGCGAGGGCGGACCCGAGGCCGCCGCCCGGGACGCCCGCTACGCCGCTCTGGACGCCGCGGCCGAGCGCCACGGCGCCGCCGCCATCCTGCTCGGCCACACCCGCGACGACCAGGCCGAGACGGTCCTGCTCGGCCTCGCCCGCGGCTCCGGCACCCGCTCGCTCTCCGGTATGGCCGCCGTCTCCGGAACCCGGGGCCGCTACCGGCGCCCGTTCCTGGAGATCGACCGGCAGACCGCCCGCAAGGCCTGCATGGTCCAGTCGCTGCCCGTCTGGGACGATCCGCACAACGCCGACCCCGCCTACACCCGCTCCCGGCTGCGCCAGGAGGGCCTGCCCGCTCTGGAGAAGGCGCTCGGCAAGGGCGTCGTCGAGGCGCTGGCCCGCACCGCCCAGCTCTCCCGCGACGACGCCGACGCCCTGGACGCCTGGGCCGTCCAGGCGGACCCGGCCGTACGGGACGACGCCGGGCTCCTCGACTGCGCCAGGCTGTTCGCGCTACCGCCCGCCGTGCGCCGCCGCATCGTGCGCCGGGCGGCCATCGACGCGGGCTCCCCCGCCGGTTCGCTCTTCGCCCGCCATGTCGAGGAGGTCGACAAACTGATCACCAGCTGGCGCGGCCAGCGGGCCATCAATCTCCCCGGCCGCGTCGTCGCGCGTCGGCAGGGTGGCAGACTGGTCATTCGGCAGAGCTGA
- a CDS encoding zinc-dependent metalloprotease — translation MTGIGGAGTSGMVDWNLAVVTATRLVRPGPDVSRDEARAVVAELRRHAKAAEEHVRAFTRMIPEGVEPEDTPVLVVDRAGWVRANVAGFREVLRPLLDKMQDRRGNMPGGAVLGAVGGKVTGVELGMLLSFLSSRVLGQYETFAPASRELPAAPGGGGRLLLVAPNIVHVERELDVDPHDFRLWVCLHEETHRTQFTAVPWLRDHLEGEIQSFLDQTEVDPMTILERLREAAQSLSGGRPEGEEGEDGRSLVELVQTPAQREILGRLTAVMSLLEGHADYVMDGVGPQVVPSVAEIREKFKERRAKGASRLDLALRKLLGLDAKLRQYRDGERFVRAVVEEVGMDGFNRVWTSPNTLPTKAEIAKPADWVARVHRKADS, via the coding sequence ATGACTGGCATCGGCGGTGCAGGTACCTCTGGGATGGTCGACTGGAACCTCGCGGTCGTGACCGCGACCCGACTGGTGCGGCCGGGCCCCGACGTGAGCCGCGACGAGGCACGCGCCGTCGTCGCCGAGCTGCGCCGGCACGCCAAGGCCGCCGAGGAACACGTGCGGGCGTTCACCCGGATGATCCCGGAGGGTGTCGAACCCGAGGACACGCCGGTCCTGGTCGTCGACAGGGCCGGATGGGTGCGGGCCAACGTCGCGGGCTTCCGCGAGGTGCTGCGCCCGCTGCTCGACAAGATGCAGGACCGCCGCGGGAACATGCCCGGCGGGGCCGTGCTCGGCGCGGTCGGCGGCAAGGTCACCGGTGTCGAACTCGGCATGCTGCTCAGCTTCCTGTCCTCCCGGGTCCTCGGTCAGTACGAGACCTTCGCGCCCGCGAGCCGGGAGCTCCCGGCGGCGCCGGGCGGCGGGGGCCGGCTGCTGCTCGTCGCGCCCAACATCGTGCACGTCGAGCGCGAACTCGACGTGGACCCGCACGACTTCAGGCTCTGGGTCTGTCTCCACGAGGAGACCCACCGCACCCAGTTCACGGCCGTGCCCTGGCTGCGCGACCACCTGGAGGGCGAGATCCAGTCATTCCTGGACCAGACCGAGGTCGACCCGATGACGATCCTGGAGCGGCTGCGCGAGGCCGCCCAGTCGCTGAGCGGCGGACGGCCCGAGGGTGAGGAGGGCGAGGACGGCCGCTCCCTGGTCGAGCTGGTGCAGACCCCGGCCCAGCGCGAGATCCTGGGCCGGCTCACCGCCGTGATGTCGCTGCTCGAAGGACACGCGGACTACGTGATGGACGGGGTCGGACCGCAGGTCGTGCCGTCGGTGGCGGAGATCCGCGAGAAGTTCAAGGAGCGCCGGGCCAAGGGTGCCTCCCGGCTCGACCTGGCCCTGCGCAAGCTGCTCGGCCTGGACGCCAAGCTGCGCCAGTACCGTGACGGCGAGCGTTTCGTGCGGGCCGTGGTGGAGGAGGTGGGCATGGACGGTTTCAACCGGGTGTGGACGTCCCCGAACACGCTTCCGACCAAGGCCGAGATCGCCAAGCCGGCGGACTGGGTCGCGCGGGTCCACCGCAAGGCGGACTCCTGA
- the dacB gene encoding D-alanyl-D-alanine carboxypeptidase/D-alanyl-D-alanine endopeptidase, whose translation MPGPKTWQLTAGAAAVGLAVAAGTVSVAGPWDSGQRTAERDRAAARGAGGGAHHQRPMDPDAQAPTPAPAPSAPTVLAALGTPAGAPVPAGLPAALAPLLTDPALGAQPAASVVDTATGNALYGARADAAMTPASTVKIATAAAVLTALAPDHRFATTVVAPADGSAVTLVGGGDPTLDRARLAALADDTARALRAHSVDHVQLAYDTSLFTGPAVHPIGPNENLAPVVALMTDEGRLDTGTDSGPAARTADPAGDTARAFAELLQARGVRASAPVAAAAPSGAKPVASTLSAPLPAIVERMLTNSDNDIAEALNRQTAIATGRPASFDGGAEAVPAQLAKLQLPLGGAEFADGSGLNRTDKVTAGLLTQLLARAADPARPMLRPILTGLPVAGFTGTLSARYGTDSAATGLVRAKTGTLGGAGVNTLAGTVVDASGHLLAFAFLTAGTPGADPLPTQKALDKLATRLIAH comes from the coding sequence GTGCCGGGACCCAAGACATGGCAGCTCACGGCGGGTGCGGCGGCGGTCGGCCTGGCGGTCGCCGCCGGGACGGTGTCCGTGGCCGGACCGTGGGACTCAGGCCAGCGTACGGCCGAGCGCGACCGGGCCGCAGCGCGGGGCGCCGGGGGTGGCGCACATCACCAGCGCCCGATGGATCCGGACGCTCAGGCTCCGACTCCGGCTCCGGCGCCGAGCGCGCCCACCGTGCTCGCCGCACTCGGCACCCCGGCCGGCGCCCCCGTCCCGGCCGGGCTGCCCGCCGCGCTCGCCCCGCTGCTTACCGACCCGGCACTCGGCGCGCAGCCGGCCGCCTCGGTGGTCGACACCGCGACCGGCAACGCGCTGTACGGGGCCCGCGCGGACGCGGCCATGACCCCGGCCTCCACCGTCAAGATCGCGACGGCGGCGGCGGTCCTCACCGCGCTCGCCCCCGACCACCGCTTCGCCACCACCGTGGTGGCTCCGGCCGACGGCTCCGCCGTCACCCTCGTCGGCGGCGGCGACCCCACCCTGGACCGGGCGCGCCTGGCGGCCCTCGCCGACGACACCGCCCGCGCCCTGCGGGCCCACTCGGTGGACCACGTACAACTGGCCTACGACACCTCGCTGTTCACCGGACCGGCGGTGCATCCGATCGGGCCGAACGAGAACCTCGCTCCGGTCGTCGCCCTGATGACCGACGAAGGGCGCCTGGACACCGGGACCGACAGTGGGCCCGCCGCGCGCACCGCCGACCCGGCGGGCGACACCGCCCGCGCCTTCGCCGAGCTGCTGCAAGCGCGCGGAGTGCGGGCGAGCGCTCCCGTGGCCGCGGCCGCGCCGTCCGGCGCCAAGCCGGTCGCGAGCACCCTGTCCGCGCCGCTGCCCGCGATCGTCGAGCGGATGCTGACCAACAGCGACAACGACATCGCGGAGGCCCTGAACCGCCAGACCGCGATCGCCACCGGGAGACCCGCGAGCTTCGACGGCGGCGCCGAGGCCGTGCCCGCCCAGCTCGCCAAGCTCCAACTCCCGCTGGGCGGAGCCGAGTTCGCCGACGGTAGCGGGCTCAACCGCACCGACAAGGTCACCGCGGGGCTGCTCACCCAGCTGCTCGCCCGCGCCGCCGACCCGGCCCGCCCCATGCTGCGGCCGATCCTCACGGGCCTGCCCGTCGCCGGGTTCACCGGCACCCTCAGCGCGCGCTACGGCACCGACTCCGCGGCGACCGGCCTGGTCCGCGCGAAGACCGGGACCCTGGGCGGCGCCGGGGTCAACACGCTGGCCGGGACGGTCGTGGACGCGAGCGGGCACCTCCTCGCGTTCGCCTTCCTGACGGCGGGCACCCCGGGAGCCGACCCGCTCCCCACCCAGAAGGCCCTCGACAAACTGGCCACCCGACTCATCGCGCACTGA
- a CDS encoding inorganic diphosphatase: protein MEFDVTIEIPKGSRNKYEVDHETGRIRLDRRLFTSTSYPADYGFVENTLGEDGDPLDALVLLDEPTFPGCVIKCRAIGMFRMTDEAGGDDKLLCVPASDPRVEHLRDIHHVSEFDRLEIQHFFEVYKDLEPGKSVEGANWVGRVEAEAEVEASYKRLEAQGGAH, encoded by the coding sequence GTGGAGTTCGACGTCACCATCGAGATCCCGAAGGGATCGCGGAACAAGTACGAGGTCGACCACGAGACCGGCCGGATCCGCCTGGACCGTCGACTCTTCACCTCGACCAGCTACCCGGCCGACTACGGCTTCGTCGAGAACACCCTGGGCGAGGACGGCGACCCGCTGGACGCCCTGGTCCTGCTGGACGAGCCGACCTTCCCCGGCTGCGTCATCAAGTGCCGTGCCATCGGCATGTTCCGCATGACCGACGAGGCCGGCGGCGACGACAAGCTGCTGTGCGTCCCCGCCTCGGACCCGCGCGTCGAGCACCTGCGCGACATCCACCACGTCTCCGAGTTCGACCGCCTGGAGATCCAGCACTTCTTCGAGGTCTACAAGGACCTGGAGCCCGGCAAGTCCGTCGAGGGCGCCAACTGGGTCGGCCGCGTCGAGGCCGAGGCCGAGGTCGAGGCCTCCTACAAGCGCCTTGAGGCGCAGGGCGGCGCGCACTGA
- a CDS encoding threonine/serine ThrE exporter family protein, with product MAEQQEWTEDRKPQSDEARSAFAPPEGVEQPQPPEEDSPTSEFALPAGVATPAAEPVADQAASAFATPSTYTARDVPSALITTAGLPLVRLSKDAPWQDRMRTMLRMPVGERPVPEPVQKHDDTGPAVPRVLDLTLRIGELLLAGGEGAEDVEAAMFAICRSYGLDSCEPTVTFTMLAITHQPSLVDDPVTANRTVRRRGTDYTRLAAVHRLVTDMTSADHEVSLEEAYRRLAEIRRNRHPYPGWVLTTACGLLAGAASVLLGGGVTVFLVAAVGAVLGDRLAWLCAARGLPEFYQFVVAAMPPAAMGVALSLLSWDLSPSAVITGGLFALIPGRALVAAVQDGLTGFYVTASARLLEVGYFFVAIVVGVLTVLYGGLQIHAELNPEGTFKPIDRPVIQILASVLLCLTFAVLLQQDRSTVLIVSANGGVAWVVYAAIAVTAKGSPIMATAVAAGLVGLFGQLLSRYRNTSALLYVTAAIGPLLPGSAMYFGVLSIAQNHLDQGIASLAKAAALALAIAIGVNLGNEIARLFLRAPGASRAAAKRTRGF from the coding sequence GTGGCTGAGCAGCAGGAGTGGACCGAGGACCGCAAGCCGCAGTCCGACGAGGCGCGCAGCGCGTTCGCACCCCCCGAGGGCGTGGAGCAGCCGCAGCCGCCCGAGGAGGACTCACCGACCTCCGAGTTCGCGCTGCCCGCCGGAGTCGCCACCCCGGCCGCCGAGCCGGTCGCCGACCAGGCCGCCTCCGCGTTCGCGACGCCGAGCACCTACACCGCGCGCGACGTGCCCTCCGCCCTGATCACCACGGCGGGCCTGCCGCTGGTGCGGCTGTCCAAGGACGCGCCCTGGCAGGACCGGATGCGCACCATGCTGCGGATGCCGGTCGGCGAGCGGCCGGTGCCCGAGCCGGTGCAGAAGCACGACGACACCGGCCCCGCCGTGCCCCGTGTGCTCGACCTGACGCTGCGTATCGGCGAGCTGCTGCTCGCGGGCGGCGAGGGCGCCGAGGACGTCGAGGCCGCGATGTTCGCGATCTGCCGCAGCTACGGGCTCGACTCCTGCGAGCCGACGGTCACCTTCACCATGCTCGCCATCACCCACCAGCCGTCCCTGGTGGACGACCCGGTGACGGCCAACCGCACGGTGCGCCGCCGGGGCACCGACTACACCCGGCTCGCGGCCGTCCACCGGCTCGTCACCGACATGACCAGCGCCGACCACGAGGTGTCGCTCGAAGAGGCCTACCGCCGCCTCGCGGAGATCCGCCGCAACCGCCACCCCTATCCCGGCTGGGTGCTCACCACCGCCTGCGGACTGCTGGCCGGCGCGGCTTCCGTGCTGCTCGGCGGCGGTGTCACGGTGTTCCTGGTGGCGGCGGTCGGCGCGGTGCTCGGTGACCGGCTGGCCTGGCTGTGCGCGGCCCGCGGACTGCCGGAGTTCTACCAGTTCGTGGTGGCCGCGATGCCGCCCGCCGCGATGGGCGTGGCGCTCAGCCTGCTCTCCTGGGACCTCAGCCCGTCCGCCGTGATCACCGGTGGCCTGTTCGCGCTGATCCCCGGGCGGGCCCTGGTGGCGGCCGTCCAGGACGGTCTGACGGGCTTCTACGTCACCGCGTCGGCACGGCTGCTCGAAGTCGGGTACTTCTTCGTCGCGATCGTCGTCGGCGTCCTCACCGTGCTGTACGGCGGGCTCCAGATCCACGCCGAGCTCAACCCGGAGGGCACCTTCAAGCCCATCGACCGCCCGGTGATCCAGATCCTCGCGTCGGTGCTGCTCTGCCTGACCTTCGCGGTGCTGCTCCAGCAGGATCGTTCCACCGTGCTGATCGTGTCCGCGAACGGCGGGGTCGCCTGGGTGGTGTACGCGGCGATCGCGGTCACCGCGAAGGGCTCGCCGATCATGGCGACGGCGGTCGCGGCGGGCCTGGTCGGCCTGTTCGGCCAGCTGCTCTCGCGGTACCGCAACACCTCGGCCCTGCTGTACGTCACGGCCGCCATCGGCCCGCTACTGCCCGGTAGCGCCATGTACTTCGGCGTCCTGTCGATCGCCCAGAACCACTTGGACCAGGGCATCGCCTCGCTCGCCAAGGCGGCGGCGCTGGCCCTGGCGATCGCGATCGGCGTGAACCTCGGCAACGAGATCGCCCGGCTCTTCCTCAGGGCCCCGGGCGCGAGCCGCGCCGCGGCCAAGCGGACCCGCGGCTTCTGA